Proteins encoded by one window of Enterococcus faecalis:
- a CDS encoding IS30-like element IS6770 family transposase yields the protein MTYKHLTIDELTMIESYYLQHNKPVEIANRMGRAIQTIYNVVNKFKQGKTALDYWHQYKENKKKCGRKVIQLPAHEVDYIKEKVTLGWTPDVIIGRKERPVSCGMRTLYRLFSKGIFDIDTLPMKGKRKPNGHQEKRGKQQYQRSIHDRPDNYPDFNSEFGHLEGDTIVGIHHKSAVITLVERLSKVIITIKPNGRKALDIETALNQWFSRFPKNFFKSITFDCGKEFSNWKAISNQHDIDIYFADPGTPSQRPLNENSNGILRRNGLPKSMDFREVNQTFISSVSNQRNHIPRKSLNYRTPIEIFLSYVQEAFYSNLI from the coding sequence ATGACCTACAAACATCTTACCATAGACGAACTGACAATGATAGAATCATATTATCTTCAACATAATAAACCGGTTGAAATCGCTAACCGAATGGGTCGTGCTATACAAACTATTTATAATGTAGTCAATAAGTTCAAGCAAGGCAAGACTGCTCTTGATTATTGGCACCAGTATAAAGAAAATAAGAAAAAATGTGGTAGAAAAGTCATTCAATTACCTGCTCATGAAGTAGATTACATTAAAGAGAAAGTCACTCTTGGTTGGACGCCTGACGTCATTATCGGGCGAAAAGAAAGGCCTGTTTCATGCGGTATGAGAACACTTTATCGTTTATTTTCTAAAGGGATATTTGATATTGACACACTACCGATGAAAGGTAAAAGAAAACCCAATGGTCATCAGGAAAAACGGGGAAAACAACAATATCAGCGCTCAATCCATGATCGACCTGATAATTATCCTGATTTCAATTCTGAGTTTGGTCACCTTGAAGGTGATACGATCGTTGGCATTCATCATAAAAGTGCCGTCATTACTTTAGTTGAAAGATTATCTAAAGTCATTATCACGATTAAACCCAACGGCCGTAAGGCATTAGATATTGAAACCGCCCTTAATCAATGGTTTTCTCGCTTCCCTAAAAACTTCTTTAAATCTATTACGTTTGACTGTGGAAAAGAATTTTCTAACTGGAAAGCCATTAGTAACCAACACGATATTGATATATATTTTGCGGACCCTGGAACACCTTCTCAACGCCCATTAAACGAGAATTCTAACGGGATTCTGCGTCGTAATGGACTGCCGAAATCAATGGATTTTAGAGAAGTGAATCAGACATTTATTTCCAGTGTCAGCAATCAACGTAATCATATTCCAAGAAAATCATTGAATTACAGAACACCAATTGAGATATTTTTGAGCTATGTACAAGAAGCATTTTATTCTAACTTAATTTGA
- a CDS encoding sensor histidine kinase, whose amino-acid sequence MKKLKIFPKMFIQIFSVLGIIIILVHSLVFFIFPKTYLETRKEKIHNMANEISSNMNGKEIKYIEQTLEFYSKSSEIKVFIKEKNNKNEIQIKDNINVNLESDSNSLIIEEREIKLNDGKKTNLQFVSTADMQKDAKDLSLKFLPYSLLISILFSAIISLIYAKSIKNNIQEIKIVTDKMMKLDKKMSLKVSSNDEVGELKQQINDLYSTLLRTIDDLEFKNKEILKLEKLKYDFFKGASHELKTPLASLKIILENMKYNIGKYKERDIYINECIEIVDSLTKNISQILSVHSIENLNNDEEYLKINDTLEDILKKYEILANQKKITVNNYILDENVYIGKTALKIILSNLISNAVKYTDVNGVINIGIVNDWLYIENSYGNNKISNMDKIFDVKFDLNKENSNGLGLYIVSNILNNYNIEYKVLQDEEFFIFKIKIFS is encoded by the coding sequence ATGAAAAAATTAAAGATATTTCCAAAAATGTTCATACAAATATTTTCTGTTCTTGGAATAATAATTATATTAGTTCATTCATTAGTTTTTTTTATCTTTCCTAAAACATATTTGGAGACGAGAAAAGAAAAGATTCATAATATGGCAAATGAAATTTCTAGTAATATGAATGGAAAAGAAATAAAATATATAGAACAAACTTTGGAGTTTTATTCCAAGAGTAGTGAAATAAAAGTATTCATAAAAGAAAAAAATAATAAGAATGAAATACAAATCAAAGATAATATAAATGTTAATTTAGAAAGTGATAGTAATTCTTTGATAATTGAAGAAAGAGAAATAAAGCTTAATGATGGTAAAAAAACAAATCTACAATTTGTTTCTACAGCTGATATGCAAAAAGATGCGAAAGATTTAAGCCTTAAATTTTTACCATATTCTTTATTAATATCAATTTTATTTTCTGCTATTATTTCTTTAATTTATGCAAAATCAATAAAAAATAATATACAAGAAATAAAAATTGTTACTGATAAAATGATGAAACTTGATAAAAAAATGAGTTTAAAAGTTAGCTCTAATGATGAAGTTGGAGAATTAAAACAACAAATTAATGATTTGTATTCTACTTTATTAAGAACAATTGACGATTTGGAATTTAAAAATAAAGAAATTTTAAAATTAGAAAAGTTAAAATATGACTTTTTTAAAGGTGCATCCCATGAACTTAAAACCCCTCTTGCTAGTCTTAAAATAATACTGGAAAACATGAAATACAATATTGGAAAATATAAAGAAAGAGATATTTATATTAATGAATGTATTGAAATCGTTGATAGTTTAACAAAAAATATTTCTCAAATATTATCAGTTCATTCTATAGAAAATTTGAATAATGATGAAGAATATTTGAAAATAAATGATACATTAGAAGACATATTAAAAAAGTATGAAATATTAGCAAATCAAAAGAAAATAACTGTCAATAATTATATATTAGACGAGAATGTTTATATAGGAAAAACAGCTTTAAAGATTATTCTATCTAATTTGATTAGTAATGCGGTAAAATATACTGATGTAAATGGGGTAATTAATATTGGGATAGTTAATGATTGGTTATATATAGAGAATTCATACGGTAACAATAAAATTTCGAATATGGATAAAATATTTGATGTTAAATTTGATTTAAATAAGGAAAATAGTAATGGATTAGGTTTATATATTGTAAGTAATATTCTGAATAATTACAATATAGAATATAAAGTATTGCAGGATGAAGAATTTTTTATCTTTAAAATAAAAATATTTTCTTAA
- a CDS encoding response regulator transcription factor, whose amino-acid sequence MKILTVEDDNMIREGISEYLSEFGYTVIQAKDGREALSKFNSDINLVILDIQIPFINGLEVLKEIRKKSNLPILILTAFSDEEYKIDAFTNLVDGYVEKPFSLPVLKARIDSLIKKNYGHLEKFEYKDLSVNFNSYTAKINGEEIDVNAKELEVLKCLLDNNGQVLTRMQIIDYVWKDSEETPYDRVIDVYIKELRKKLQLDCITTIRNVGYKLERK is encoded by the coding sequence ATGAAAATATTAACTGTTGAAGATGATAATATGATAAGAGAGGGAATAAGTGAATATCTTTCAGAATTTGGATATACTGTTATTCAAGCTAAAGATGGAAGAGAAGCCTTGTCAAAATTTAATAGCGATATAAATTTGGTTATCTTAGACATTCAGATACCTTTTATAAATGGTTTAGAAGTGTTGAAAGAAATTAGAAAGAAAAGCAATTTACCAATTCTAATCTTGACTGCATTTAGTGATGAAGAATATAAAATTGATGCATTTACTAATTTAGTAGACGGATATGTAGAAAAGCCATTTTCATTGCCGGTCTTAAAAGCTAGAATAGATTCTTTAATTAAGAAGAATTATGGACATTTAGAGAAGTTTGAATATAAGGATCTATCGGTTAATTTTAATAGCTATACAGCTAAAATAAATGGTGAAGAAATAGATGTAAATGCAAAAGAACTAGAAGTATTAAAATGTTTATTGGATAATAATGGACAAGTGTTAACAAGAATGCAAATTATTGATTATGTATGGAAAGATAGCGAAGAAACTCCTTATGATCGAGTAATAGATGTATATATAAAAGAACTTAGAAAAAAATTACAATTAGACTGTATAACTACTATAAGAAATGTAGGATATAAATTGGAGAGAAAATGA
- a CDS encoding ABC transporter permease — MIKNAFAYVTRKSLKSLIIILVILSMSTLSLISLSIKDATDRASKETFANITNSFSMEINRQVNPGTPRGGGNVKGEDIKKISQTDSIDSYVKRINSVADLVDYDIIETQETLANQSPERAKNFKRTVMLTGVNDSTKETKFVSEAYKLVEGKHLENEDKNKILMHKDLAEKNNLKVGDKIKIKSNLFDADNEKGADETVEVEIKGLFDGHNSGGVSAAQELYENTLITDVHTAAKVYGNTEDTAVYQDATFFVKGDKNLDSVIKDLGKLDINWREYNLIKSSSNYPALQQSISGIYSISNKLFFGSLIFAGVVVSLLLFLWMNARKKEIAVLLSLGISKLEIFGQFLIEMVFISIPAFVGSYFLAQYTADKLGNNILNKVTGDIAKQIAKQSASSQLGGGAEAEGFNKTLSSLDINVLPKFMIYVVIFMSLVLLVSLIISSFNILRRNPKELLIDNN; from the coding sequence ATGATAAAAAATGCATTTGCTTATGTAACTAGAAAAAGTTTAAAATCATTAATTATCATATTAGTTATTTTATCTATGTCAACTTTAAGTCTCATTAGTTTATCTATTAAAGATGCTACGGACAGAGCTTCAAAAGAAACATTTGCTAATATAACAAATAGTTTTTCTATGGAGATAAATAGACAAGTAAATCCAGGAACACCTAGAGGTGGGGGAAATGTAAAAGGTGAAGATATTAAAAAGATATCTCAAACAGATAGTATAGACTCCTATGTAAAAAGAATAAACAGTGTTGCAGATTTAGTTGATTATGATATTATTGAAACTCAAGAGACTCTTGCGAATCAATCACCTGAAAGAGCAAAGAATTTTAAAAGAACAGTTATGTTAACTGGGGTTAACGACTCAACAAAAGAAACAAAATTTGTATCAGAAGCATATAAATTAGTAGAAGGAAAGCATTTAGAAAATGAAGATAAAAATAAAATCTTAATGCATAAAGATTTAGCTGAAAAAAATAACCTTAAAGTTGGAGATAAGATAAAAATAAAATCTAATTTATTTGATGCTGATAATGAGAAAGGTGCAGATGAAACAGTAGAAGTAGAAATTAAAGGTCTATTCGATGGGCATAATAGCGGTGGAGTAAGTGCAGCACAAGAACTATACGAAAATACATTAATCACTGATGTTCATACAGCTGCTAAAGTTTATGGTAATACCGAAGATACAGCTGTATACCAAGATGCAACATTCTTTGTAAAAGGTGATAAGAATCTTGATAGTGTAATAAAAGATCTTGGGAAATTAGATATAAATTGGAGAGAATATAATTTGATTAAAAGTTCATCAAATTACCCTGCATTACAACAATCTATATCAGGTATTTACTCAATTTCAAATAAATTATTTTTTGGCTCATTAATATTTGCAGGAGTTGTAGTTTCATTATTATTATTCTTATGGATGAATGCTAGAAAGAAAGAAATAGCAGTATTACTATCATTAGGTATATCAAAATTAGAAATTTTTGGTCAATTCCTAATTGAGATGGTATTTATATCAATCCCCGCATTCGTTGGTTCCTATTTCTTAGCTCAATATACAGCTGACAAGCTTGGGAATAATATATTGAATAAGGTTACTGGTGATATAGCTAAACAAATAGCTAAACAATCTGCATCTAGCCAATTAGGTGGTGGGGCAGAAGCTGAAGGATTTAACAAGACATTATCAAGTTTAGATATCAATGTATTACCTAAATTCATGATTTATGTAGTTATATTTATGAGTTTAGTACTTCTTGTATCATTGATTATTTCTTCATTCAATATATTAAGAAGGAATCCAAAAGAATTATTAATTGACAATAATTAA
- a CDS encoding ABC transporter ATP-binding protein: MDILEIKNVAYSYANSKEKVLSGVNQKFELGKFYAIVGKSGTGKSTLLSLLAGLDKPQTGKILFKNEDIQNKGYSNHRKNNISLVFQNYNLIDYLSPVENIRLVNKSADESILFELGLDKKQIKRNVMKLSGGQQQRVAIARALVSDAPIILADEPTGNLDSVTAGEIINILKTLAKDRNKCVIVVTHSKEVADSADIILELSGKKLKKVNKMNLEVE; encoded by the coding sequence ATGGATATATTAGAAATAAAGAATGTAGCATATAGTTATGCAAATTCTAAAGAAAAAGTTTTGTCAGGAGTAAATCAAAAATTTGAACTTGGGAAGTTTTATGCGATAGTAGGAAAGTCAGGAACAGGAAAATCTACACTTCTTTCCTTACTTGCTGGACTTGATAAACCTCAAACAGGAAAAATATTGTTTAAGAATGAAGATATACAAAATAAAGGATATAGTAATCATAGAAAAAATAATATATCTTTAGTATTTCAAAACTATAATTTAATAGATTATTTATCACCAGTTGAAAATATTAGATTAGTAAATAAATCAGCAGATGAAAGTATCTTGTTTGAACTAGGTTTAGATAAAAAACAAATAAAAAGAAATGTTATGAAATTATCTGGTGGACAGCAACAAAGAGTAGCTATTGCTAGAGCATTGGTATCAGATGCTCCAATAATACTAGCTGATGAGCCTACTGGTAATCTAGACAGTGTTACTGCTGGAGAAATAATTAATATATTAAAGACATTAGCTAAAGATAGAAATAAATGTGTAATAGTTGTAACACATAGTAAGGAAGTAGCAGATTCTGCGGATATCATTTTAGAACTAAGTGGTAAAAAGTTGAAAAAAGTAAATAAAATGAATTTGGAGGTTGAATAA
- a CDS encoding ABC transporter permease — translation MIKNAIAYITRKKNRTLIIFIILTIVLSCLYSCLTIMKSSNEIEKALYESSNSSISITKKDGKYFNVNQFKDIEKLKEIEEKIIQYDGLAKLKDAKVVSGEQRINREDLSDEFKNVVSLEATNNTKRNILFSSGVFTIKEGKNIEENDKNSIIVHEEFAKQNNLKLGDEVDLELLDIEKSGKIKSHKFKIIGIFSGKKQETYTGLSSDFSENMVFVDYSTSQEILNNSENNEIANKILMYSGSAESTDLALNKLKELKIDESKYFVEKDSNAFEESLESVSGIKYIIKVMTYSIMLVGMVVLSLILILWLRERIYEIGIFLSIGTSKIQIIMRFIFELIFISIPSIISSLFLGNVLLKVIVDGFINSEDSMISGGSLINNSSFMSNITTLGQSYLILISIIVLSVVFASSLMLIKKPKEILSKIS, via the coding sequence GTGATAAAAAATGCTATAGCATATATTACAAGAAAGAAAAATAGAACTTTAATAATTTTTATCATATTAACTATAGTTCTTTCTTGCTTGTATTCTTGTTTAACAATAATGAAATCAAGCAATGAAATAGAAAAGGCTTTATATGAAAGTTCTAATTCTTCAATATCAATAACAAAAAAAGATGGTAAATATTTTAATGTTAATCAATTTAAAGATATTGAAAAATTAAAAGAAATTGAAGAAAAAATAATTCAATATGATGGATTAGCAAAACTAAAAGATGCTAAAGTAGTTAGCGGAGAACAAAGAATAAATAGAGAAGATTTATCTGACGAATTTAAGAATGTTGTTTCACTCGAAGCTACAAATAATACTAAAAGAAATATTTTATTTAGTAGTGGAGTATTTACAATTAAAGAAGGTAAAAATATAGAAGAAAATGATAAGAATTCAATTATTGTTCATGAAGAATTTGCTAAACAAAACAATCTAAAATTAGGTGATGAAGTTGATCTTGAATTACTAGATATTGAAAAAAGTGGAAAAATAAAAAGTCATAAATTTAAAATTATAGGGATCTTTTCTGGTAAAAAACAGGAAACATATACAGGATTATCTTCTGATTTTAGTGAAAATATGGTGTTTGTAGATTATTCAACAAGCCAAGAGATATTAAACAATTCAGAAAATAATGAAATTGCAAATAAAATTTTAATGTATTCTGGTAGTGCAGAATCTACAGACTTAGCCTTAAACAAATTGAAAGAGCTTAAAATTGATGAGTCAAAGTATTTTGTTGAAAAAGATTCTAATGCGTTTGAAGAGTCTTTAGAGTCAGTGAGTGGAATAAAATATATAATAAAAGTAATGACTTATTCTATTATGTTAGTTGGGATGGTTGTTCTTTCATTAATCTTGATTCTATGGTTAAGGGAAAGAATTTATGAAATAGGTATATTTTTATCTATTGGAACATCTAAGATACAAATTATAATGCGATTTATATTCGAGTTAATATTCATATCGATACCAAGCATAATATCTTCCTTATTTTTAGGAAATGTATTACTAAAAGTAATTGTAGATGGATTCATTAACTCAGAGGATTCAATGATTTCCGGTGGAAGTTTAATAAATAATAGTAGTTTTATGTCAAATATAACAACGCTTGGACAAAGTTATTTAATATTAATAAGTATTATTGTTTTATCAGTTGTATTTGCTTCTTCATTAATGTTAATCAAGAAGCCTAAAGAAATCTTATCAAAAATAAGTTAG
- a CDS encoding 4Fe-4S binding protein encodes MSIENCNHLECIRCGRCKNACPVDAISYGVRK; translated from the coding sequence ATTTCAATTGAGAATTGCAATCATCTGGAGTGTATCAGATGTGGACGATGTAAAAATGCTTGTCCAGTGGATGCAATTAGTTATGGAGTAAGAAAATAG
- a CDS encoding TlpA disulfide reductase family protein, translating into MLSEKTDLENTEAFNKESVKDLRKLSTKDINGKDFTSKDFEKYDLTMVNVFATWCTACVKEIPDLVEVQNEMKSKGVNIVGVVTDPVDDNGENKEAIEKSKLIHEKTKASYPFLMPDKTNFNGRLNGIQAMPETFFVDSNGETKVVLDKAIRICMECIGIG; encoded by the coding sequence GTGCTATCAGAAAAAACTGATTTAGAAAATACAGAAGCATTTAACAAAGAATCGGTTAAAGATTTACGTAAACTATCAACAAAGGACATAAATGGCAAGGATTTTACAAGTAAAGATTTTGAGAAGTATGATCTTACTATGGTAAATGTATTTGCAACTTGGTGTACAGCTTGTGTAAAGGAAATTCCTGATTTGGTTGAGGTTCAGAATGAAATGAAAAGCAAGGGTGTAAATATCGTTGGAGTTGTTACAGATCCTGTTGATGATAACGGTGAAAACAAGGAAGCAATTGAAAAGTCAAAGTTAATACATGAAAAGACAAAGGCTTCATATCCTTTCTTAATGCCAGATAAGACAAACTTTAATGGTAGATTGAATGGTATACAGGCTATGCCAGAGACTTTCTTTGTTGATAGTAATGGAGAAACTAAAGTTGTCTTGGATAAGGCGATAAGAATTTGTATGGAGTGTATTGGAATTGGATAG
- a CDS encoding IS256-like element ISLgar5 family transposase, with protein MNDFTTEILKTLANKGDLNELFRVHLEKAVNTLLKTELTAFLDYEKYDRIGFNTGNSRNGSYDRTVKTEYGELHLQIPRDRNGEFKQQTVPAYRRTNDTLEETVIHLFRKGITMSEIADLIEKMYGHHYTPQTMSNITKSFTEEVTAFKGRELHDRYAAIYMDATYIPLKRKTVAKEAIHIAVGIRPDGSKEVLSYAIAPTESITIWEEILLDLQERGLKNGLLFITDGLKGMVGAISRFYPKARFQHCCVHVSRNISHKVRVDDRKEVCDDFKMVYQTSSKKVALEARGAFAEKWKTSYPKVVESILSNDHLLTFYDFPLAIRKSIYSTNLIESFNKQIKKYSHRKEQFQNEESMERFLVSSFDTYNQKFLGRSHKGFQQAEGELEQMLSQLIEN; from the coding sequence ATGAACGATTTTACTACAGAAATTCTAAAGACTCTAGCGAACAAAGGCGATTTGAATGAATTATTCCGTGTCCATTTGGAGAAAGCAGTCAATACGCTTCTCAAAACGGAGTTAACGGCTTTCCTCGATTACGAAAAGTATGATCGCATTGGTTTTAACACGGGTAATTCTCGTAACGGCTCCTATGACCGTACGGTCAAGACCGAGTATGGGGAACTTCATCTCCAGATTCCGCGCGACCGCAATGGCGAGTTCAAGCAACAGACTGTTCCTGCTTATAGACGGACGAATGACACGTTAGAGGAGACCGTCATTCACCTCTTCCGAAAAGGTATTACCATGTCGGAAATCGCAGACTTGATTGAGAAAATGTATGGGCATCACTACACGCCCCAAACCATGTCCAATATAACAAAATCATTTACAGAAGAGGTAACGGCGTTTAAAGGGCGGGAGCTTCATGACCGTTATGCCGCTATTTATATGGACGCAACGTATATTCCGTTAAAGCGGAAAACCGTCGCCAAGGAAGCCATTCATATCGCAGTTGGCATTCGCCCGGACGGATCAAAGGAAGTATTGAGCTATGCGATTGCACCGACTGAATCCATCACGATTTGGGAGGAAATTTTATTGGACCTTCAAGAGCGCGGTTTGAAAAATGGCCTCCTGTTCATCACGGATGGCTTAAAGGGGATGGTAGGAGCGATTAGTCGGTTCTATCCCAAAGCTCGTTTTCAACATTGTTGTGTACACGTTTCCCGTAATATCAGTCACAAAGTGCGTGTCGATGATCGTAAGGAAGTCTGTGATGATTTTAAAATGGTGTATCAAACCTCATCTAAAAAGGTGGCGTTGGAAGCACGTGGTGCTTTTGCGGAAAAATGGAAAACCAGCTATCCAAAAGTGGTTGAATCGATTCTTTCGAACGATCACTTGCTCACTTTCTATGATTTCCCCTTGGCCATACGCAAGAGTATTTATTCTACGAACTTGATTGAATCCTTTAATAAGCAAATCAAGAAATACAGCCACCGCAAGGAACAGTTCCAAAACGAAGAGTCGATGGAACGTTTCTTAGTCTCGTCTTTTGATACTTACAACCAAAAATTCCTAGGTCGCAGTCATAAAGGCTTTCAACAGGCCGAAGGCGAACTTGAACAAATGCTAAGCCAACTGATTGAGAATTAG
- a CDS encoding conjugal transfer protein, with the protein MKIKIERIQKEKMSKKKKERTISVGKHRKMVLALWLLLSCSLAFGIYKNFTAIDQHTTHVKMVVKEKVINTSGVESFTKNFVKEYFSWKNNKEVIEKRMSNLGQYLTEEGLALSQDMVRVDIPTSSEVNSVKILDVEKRSKDFVVSFLVDQKITEGKKSEQISSAYRVKIFEDEKENHIVTSLPTMISKPGKAKYEVKQVESDSDIDAKTTQEITEFLETFFKLYPTASEKELEYYSENESMSQVSSDLRFVEITNPIYLEKDGSVQVKIVVKYLNEIEKVTNSFQYNLLLNKEENWKIINGE; encoded by the coding sequence ATGAAGATAAAAATTGAACGGATTCAAAAGGAAAAGATGTCAAAAAAGAAAAAAGAGCGGACAATTTCAGTGGGCAAGCATCGAAAAATGGTGCTTGCCCTTTGGCTTTTACTGTCATGTAGTCTTGCTTTTGGTATCTACAAAAATTTCACCGCCATTGATCAGCATACAACTCACGTAAAAATGGTTGTAAAAGAAAAAGTAATAAATACTTCTGGAGTTGAAAGTTTTACAAAGAATTTTGTGAAAGAATACTTTTCATGGAAGAATAACAAGGAAGTAATTGAAAAGAGAATGAGTAATCTTGGACAGTACCTTACAGAAGAAGGCCTTGCTTTGAGTCAAGATATGGTTCGAGTAGATATTCCCACTAGTTCAGAAGTAAACTCAGTAAAAATTCTAGATGTTGAAAAACGTTCGAAAGATTTTGTCGTTTCATTTTTAGTAGACCAAAAGATTACAGAAGGGAAAAAGTCAGAACAAATTTCTTCTGCGTATCGAGTGAAGATATTTGAAGATGAAAAAGAAAATCATATAGTGACGAGTTTACCAACTATGATTAGTAAGCCAGGTAAGGCAAAATATGAAGTAAAACAAGTAGAAAGTGATTCTGACATTGATGCAAAAACAACGCAAGAAATTACTGAGTTTCTAGAGACATTTTTCAAACTTTATCCAACTGCTTCTGAAAAAGAGCTAGAGTATTATAGTGAAAATGAATCTATGAGCCAAGTTAGTAGCGATCTTAGATTTGTAGAAATAACCAATCCTATTTATCTTGAAAAGGACGGTTCGGTACAAGTAAAAATCGTAGTAAAATACCTAAATGAAATTGAAAAGGTGACAAATAGTTTTCAATACAATCTATTGTTAAACAAAGAAGAAAATTGGAAAATTATTAATGGAGAATAA
- a CDS encoding lysozyme family protein: protein MNLKELSVISLTMLMLSFMGILMCVSLLFGEDSEGSGTSGISPGGNSVSEEVLKHRSMVEKYAKESDILDYVPILLAIIQVESGGTMEDVMQSSESAGLPPNSLSTEASIKQGCIYFASLVKSSKELGCDQDSIIQAYNYGGGYLNYVAKNGKKHSFTLAESFSKEKSGGQKVDYPNPIAIKENGGWRYNYGNMFYCLLVKQYLTTTQFDDKTVQGIFDEAFKYEGTAYVFGGSSPATGFDCSGLTQWCYAKVGLKLPRVAQDQYDVMTHIDLKDAKPGDLIFFHSTYDAGTYVTHVGIYAGENRMFHAGNPVGWTNLTESYWQQHLIGAGRYN, encoded by the coding sequence ATGAATTTAAAAGAATTGAGTGTCATTTCGTTAACCATGTTGATGCTCTCTTTTATGGGCATCTTGATGTGTGTGAGCTTATTGTTTGGGGAAGATAGTGAGGGGAGTGGTACTTCTGGTATTTCTCCTGGTGGCAATAGTGTCTCAGAAGAAGTCTTGAAACATCGCTCAATGGTTGAAAAATATGCTAAAGAATCGGACATATTAGACTATGTACCAATTCTTTTGGCAATCATCCAAGTTGAATCTGGTGGCACAATGGAGGACGTCATGCAAAGTTCTGAGTCTGCGGGTTTACCACCAAATTCATTAAGTACCGAAGCATCTATCAAGCAGGGATGTATTTATTTTGCTTCCTTGGTTAAGAGCTCCAAAGAACTAGGGTGTGATCAAGATAGTATTATTCAAGCCTATAACTATGGTGGCGGCTATTTGAATTATGTCGCAAAAAACGGGAAGAAGCATAGTTTTACTTTAGCCGAATCATTTTCAAAGGAAAAATCGGGTGGTCAAAAAGTAGACTACCCCAACCCAATAGCGATTAAAGAAAATGGCGGGTGGCGCTATAACTATGGCAATATGTTTTATTGCCTATTAGTGAAGCAATACCTGACCACGACACAGTTTGATGATAAAACAGTCCAAGGGATTTTTGACGAGGCTTTTAAGTATGAAGGTACTGCCTACGTATTTGGCGGTTCGAGTCCCGCAACGGGTTTTGATTGTAGTGGATTGACCCAGTGGTGTTATGCCAAAGTTGGTCTGAAACTTCCCCGGGTGGCTCAAGATCAGTATGATGTCATGACTCATATTGACTTAAAAGATGCCAAACCTGGTGATTTAATTTTCTTTCACTCAACCTATGATGCCGGTACTTATGTGACTCATGTAGGTATTTATGCAGGAGAGAATCGCATGTTTCACGCAGGAAATCCAGTGGGTTGGACGAATCTTACAGAAAGCTATTGGCAGCAGCATCTGATTGGAGCCGGCCGATACAATTAA